From a single Candidatus Brevundimonas phytovorans genomic region:
- the recN gene encoding DNA repair protein RecN: MLTTLSIRDVVLVDALDLEVGEGLTVLTGETGAGKSIILDALGLALGARGDAGLVRAGAKQAVATAVFTAPDDEALIALLAERGFEVAPGEELILRRVVSADGRSRAYVNDQPAGVTALREIGALLVEVHGQHETVGLLDWKTHRALLDNYGGLQPQLSGVAAAADRLKAAQGRLDELEASAAEAAAKAEEIALNLADLDALDPQPDEETELAGERAILGASEKAVADLADARNLLGGDKLSQRLASALRAVEHARQRAVQAGAEGDNLIIIKLGLAAEAVDRALVEATEAVAAVDAAADAFDFEPGRLDKAEERLFSLRAAARKLNTTVDALPGLRVRLREQLRLIEDGAEALTNARRDVAVAIEAYDVAAMLLTSAREAAGDRLTAAVMGELGPLKLDRARFRVTLDPIENRRGPLGVETVRFEVATNAGTPFGPLDTVASGGELARFALAMKAALASREDQRQPVMIFDEVDQGVGGAVAEAVGSRLQRLSSGAQVLVVTHSPQVASRGHTHWKVRKADHDGHTRTSIDVLEPHPRQEEIARMLSGAEITDEARAAARVLIG; encoded by the coding sequence ATGCTGACCACTCTCTCGATCCGTGACGTCGTCCTCGTCGACGCCCTCGACCTGGAGGTCGGCGAAGGCCTGACCGTGCTGACCGGCGAAACCGGGGCCGGCAAGTCCATCATTCTCGACGCCCTGGGCCTGGCCCTGGGGGCGCGCGGCGACGCCGGGCTGGTGCGCGCGGGCGCCAAGCAGGCGGTCGCCACCGCCGTCTTCACCGCCCCCGACGACGAGGCCCTGATCGCCCTTCTGGCCGAGCGCGGCTTCGAGGTCGCGCCGGGCGAGGAACTGATTCTGCGCCGGGTCGTCTCGGCCGACGGCCGCAGCCGGGCCTACGTCAACGACCAGCCGGCGGGCGTGACCGCCCTGCGTGAGATCGGCGCCCTGCTGGTCGAGGTGCATGGCCAGCACGAGACGGTCGGCCTGCTGGACTGGAAGACCCACCGCGCCTTGCTGGACAACTATGGCGGCCTGCAGCCCCAGCTGTCGGGCGTGGCCGCCGCCGCCGACCGGCTGAAGGCCGCGCAGGGGCGTCTGGACGAACTGGAAGCCTCCGCCGCCGAAGCCGCCGCCAAGGCCGAGGAGATCGCGCTCAACCTGGCCGACCTCGACGCCCTGGACCCGCAGCCGGACGAAGAGACCGAACTGGCCGGCGAACGCGCCATCCTCGGGGCCTCGGAAAAGGCCGTGGCCGACCTGGCCGACGCCCGCAACCTGCTGGGCGGAGACAAGCTGAGCCAGCGTCTGGCCTCGGCCCTGCGCGCCGTTGAACACGCCCGCCAGCGCGCGGTTCAGGCGGGCGCCGAGGGCGACAACCTGATCATCATCAAGCTGGGCCTGGCCGCAGAGGCCGTGGATCGCGCCCTGGTCGAGGCGACGGAAGCCGTCGCCGCGGTGGACGCCGCCGCCGACGCCTTCGACTTCGAACCCGGCCGTCTGGACAAGGCCGAGGAGCGGCTGTTCAGCCTGCGCGCCGCCGCGCGAAAGCTGAACACCACGGTCGACGCCCTGCCGGGGCTGCGGGTGCGTCTGCGCGAGCAACTGCGCCTGATCGAGGACGGGGCCGAGGCCCTGACCAATGCCCGCCGCGACGTGGCCGTGGCGATCGAGGCCTATGACGTGGCCGCCATGCTGCTGACCTCGGCGCGCGAGGCCGCGGGTGATCGACTGACCGCCGCCGTCATGGGCGAACTGGGGCCGCTGAAACTGGATCGCGCCCGCTTCCGCGTGACCCTGGACCCCATCGAGAACCGTCGCGGCCCTCTGGGCGTCGAGACGGTGCGCTTCGAGGTCGCCACCAACGCCGGCACCCCCTTCGGCCCGCTGGACACGGTGGCCTCCGGCGGCGAACTGGCCCGCTTCGCCCTGGCCATGAAGGCGGCCCTGGCCAGCCGCGAGGACCAGCGCCAGCCGGTGATGATCTTCGACGAGGTCGATCAGGGCGTCGGCGGCGCCGTGGCCGAGGCCGTGGGTTCGCGCCTTCAACGCCTGTCGAGCGGGGCCCAGGTCCTGGTCGTGACCCACAGCCCCCAGGTCGCCTCACGCGGCCACACCCACTGGAAGGTCCGCAAGGCCGACCACGACGGCCACACCCGCACCTCCATCGACGTGCTGGAACCCCATCCCCGCCAGGAAGAAATCGCCCGCATGCTGTCCGGCGCCGAAATCACGGACGAGGCGCGGGCCGCGGCGCGGGTGCTGATCGGCTGA
- a CDS encoding outer membrane protein assembly factor BamD yields the protein MPASKFRSGLTLLTVAVAALTVSACAGNKPRQKLAYEERPVEALYNTGYQRLQSKRWTDAVDYFQEVERQHPYSEWSRRAILMQVYAYYQNNNYQDAIAAADRFIALFPGNPSAAYAFYMRAICNFEQIVDVGRDQGYAEAALVGLRDVARRYPNTPYATDARVKIDMVNDQLAGKEMAVGRFYQRANQPLAALNRYKAVINNEAFQRSSHTPEALYRLVEVNVALGLNEEATRNAAVLGHNYPGSAWYAEAYALLTERGQRPDVQPEAKRESWLQRIIPGGA from the coding sequence TTGCCCGCTTCGAAGTTCCGTTCCGGCCTGACTCTGCTGACGGTCGCCGTCGCCGCCCTGACGGTTTCCGCCTGCGCCGGGAACAAGCCGCGTCAGAAGCTGGCCTATGAAGAGCGTCCGGTCGAAGCGCTCTACAACACCGGCTATCAGCGCCTGCAGTCCAAGCGCTGGACCGACGCGGTCGACTATTTCCAGGAAGTCGAACGCCAGCACCCGTATTCGGAGTGGTCGCGCCGCGCGATCCTGATGCAGGTCTACGCCTATTATCAGAACAATAATTATCAGGACGCCATCGCAGCGGCTGACCGCTTCATCGCCCTGTTCCCCGGCAATCCGTCGGCGGCCTACGCCTTCTACATGCGCGCCATCTGCAACTTCGAGCAGATTGTCGATGTGGGCCGCGACCAGGGCTATGCCGAGGCCGCTCTGGTCGGCCTGCGCGACGTGGCGCGGCGCTATCCCAACACGCCCTACGCCACCGACGCGCGCGTCAAGATCGACATGGTCAACGACCAGCTGGCCGGCAAGGAAATGGCCGTGGGCCGCTTCTATCAGCGCGCCAACCAGCCGCTGGCGGCGCTGAACCGCTACAAGGCCGTGATCAATAACGAAGCCTTCCAGCGCAGCTCGCACACGCCGGAGGCCCTCTATCGCCTGGTCGAGGTCAATGTCGCCCTGGGCCTGAACGAGGAGGCGACGCGCAACGCCGCCGTGCTGGGTCACAACTATCCGGGCAGCGCGTGGTACGCTGAGGCCTACGCCCTGCTGACCGAGCGCGGGCAGCGCCCTGACGTCCAGCCCGAGGCCAAGCGTGAGAGCTGGCTGCAGCGCATCATTCCTGGCGGCGCCTGA
- a CDS encoding ribose-phosphate pyrophosphokinase, translating to MKLLSGNSNRTLSQAIATHLDMPLTKAQVKRFADNEVFAVIEENVRGEDVFIIQSTSYPANDNLMELLIMTDALVRASARRITAVMPYFGYARQDRKTGGRTPISAKLVANMITRAGAHRVLTMDLHAGQIQGFFDIPTDNLVATPVLAQDIKDNYPRGDDLMIVSPDVGGVVRARSLAKRLDADLAIVDKRRPKAGESEVMNIIGDVEGRRCILFDDIVDSGGTLVNAAQALIDRGATEVSAYISHGVLSGPAVQRVANGPLKELVITDSIEQPDEVLNCSKIRTVSVAPLIGEAIRRIANEESVSKLFD from the coding sequence ATGAAGCTGCTCTCTGGCAATTCGAACCGGACCCTGTCCCAGGCCATCGCCACCCACCTCGACATGCCGCTGACCAAGGCTCAGGTGAAGCGATTCGCCGATAACGAGGTTTTCGCCGTCATCGAGGAGAACGTCCGCGGCGAGGACGTCTTCATCATCCAGTCGACCTCCTATCCGGCCAACGACAACCTGATGGAGCTGCTGATCATGACGGACGCCCTGGTGCGGGCGTCGGCGCGGCGGATCACGGCGGTCATGCCCTACTTCGGCTACGCCCGTCAGGATCGGAAGACCGGCGGCCGCACGCCCATCTCGGCCAAGCTGGTCGCCAACATGATCACCCGCGCCGGCGCTCACCGCGTCCTGACGATGGATCTGCACGCCGGTCAGATCCAGGGCTTCTTCGACATTCCGACCGATAACCTGGTGGCCACGCCGGTCCTGGCCCAGGACATCAAGGACAACTATCCGCGCGGCGACGACCTGATGATCGTCTCGCCCGACGTCGGCGGCGTGGTGCGCGCCCGCTCGCTGGCCAAGCGCCTCGACGCCGACCTGGCCATCGTCGACAAGCGCCGCCCCAAGGCGGGCGAGAGCGAGGTCATGAACATCATCGGCGACGTCGAAGGCCGCCGCTGCATCCTGTTCGACGACATCGTCGATTCGGGCGGCACCCTGGTCAACGCGGCCCAGGCCCTGATCGACCGCGGCGCAACGGAAGTCTCGGCCTATATCAGCCACGGCGTCCTGTCCGGCCCGGCGGTCCAGCGCGTCGCCAACGGCCCGCTCAAGGAGCTGGTGATCACCGATTCCATCGAACAGCCTGACGAAGTTTTGAACTGCTCGAAGATTCGCACGGTTTCCGTGGCGCCCCTTATCGGCGAGGCTATCCGCCGTATCGCCAACGAGGAATCGGTCTCGAAGCTGTTCGATTAA
- a CDS encoding 50S ribosomal protein L25/general stress protein Ctc, which translates to MAEIILNVDVREGAGTGSARAVRRSGAVPGILYGGDKAPVSISVNEKDFRKSLYTGKLLGHLVTLKYGDETQPVIAKTVQFDPVSDRPLHFDLMRVDANAPVKIEIAVHFKNADEAPFSRAGGMLEVVRHSVEIMVAADQIPDELVVDLKGREIGENIRMSDIVLPKGATAVITDRDFMIATIKTSAAGQSDAGDTTVEA; encoded by the coding sequence ATGGCCGAGATCATTCTGAACGTTGACGTCCGTGAAGGCGCAGGCACCGGCAGCGCGCGCGCTGTTCGTCGCTCGGGCGCTGTGCCTGGCATCCTGTACGGTGGCGACAAGGCCCCCGTCTCGATCTCGGTGAACGAGAAGGACTTCCGCAAGTCCCTCTACACCGGCAAGCTGCTGGGCCACCTTGTGACCCTGAAGTACGGCGACGAGACCCAGCCGGTCATCGCCAAGACGGTTCAGTTCGACCCCGTGTCGGACCGCCCGCTGCACTTCGACCTGATGCGCGTTGACGCCAACGCCCCGGTCAAGATCGAGATCGCCGTTCACTTCAAGAACGCTGACGAAGCGCCCTTCTCGCGCGCCGGCGGCATGCTGGAAGTCGTCCGTCACTCGGTCGAGATCATGGTCGCCGCCGACCAGATCCCCGACGAACTGGTCGTTGACCTGAAGGGCCGCGAAATCGGCGAAAACATCCGCATGTCGGACATCGTCCTGCCCAAGGGCGCGACGGCTGTCATCACCGACCGCGACTTCATGATCGCCACGATCAAGACCTCGGCCGCTGGCCAGTCGGACGCCGGCGACACGACCGTCGAAGCCTAA